GAGTGCGGCGGCGCCGAGGTACGTCCGGAGGCGCATACCGAACGCCCCCGAACCGATCGAGAGCAGTTCGTGCGCTTCCGGGATCGGCGCGAAGGCACCGAACGCGACCGTCGCGAAGCCGTGTTCGTCGACGTACCGCTCGGCCTGATCGACGCGTCGCTCGGGAAACCGGGAGGTGACGACCGGGCGGCCGCCCGTACGGCCGATGGTGAACCCGACGACGCCCGCGATGACCGACCCGGTCGCCGCCGACAGCGCGTACACGACTGCCATCTCCGGATGGGCGACCGCCAACGGGATCACCACGAACATCGGCGGGAGCGGGAAGAAGAAGAACTCCAGGAAGCCCAGGACGACGAGGCCCGGGGCGCCGAGCGATACGAAGAACTCGCGGGAGACGTTGATCGTCGAGTCGATCGAAAACGGTTGCATCGATAGGCGCG
This genomic interval from Halomicrobium urmianum contains the following:
- a CDS encoding YqaA family protein; translation: MQPFSIDSTINVSREFFVSLGAPGLVVLGFLEFFFFPLPPMFVVIPLAVAHPEMAVVYALSAATGSVIAGVVGFTIGRTGGRPVVTSRFPERRVDQAERYVDEHGFATVAFGAFAPIPEAHELLSIGSGAFGMRLRTYLGAAALGRGAKYFIVAGLGVALGRTARSLSEAEVYSVIGVVVVVVVLAYVSRDYWIPRPTW